The stretch of DNA TTCTCAAGCGCCGTCAGAAGGTTCTGAAATTTTAATGCAAGACACTGGGTTTGGTGTTAGTCAGCGTATGGAAACAGAGCGACTTAAACATAGCCGAGAGCAGCAATTGGCGAGAACCATAGAAGAACTAAATTCAGTAGGTAGAGCACGCGTTTTACTGGCTATTCCAAAAGAAAACATCTTTGCTCGTCATACGAAACAACCTTCTGCTACTGTTGTCGTTACTCTACAACGTGGTCGTATGCTTAAAACAGAAGAAATAGACAGTATCGTGGATATAGTGGCATCAGCGGTTCAAGGTTTATCTACATCGCGTGTCACTGTGACCGATCAAAATGGACGACTACTAAATTCTGGTTCACAAAACTCACTTTCTGCTCTTTCACGTAAACAATTTGAAATTGAGCAAAAACGTGAAGATGAATACTTACAAAAAATTAATTCAATTTTATCTCCTGTCATCGGAATGGAAAACTATACCGCGCAGGTTGATGTAACAATGGACTTCACGCAGGTTCAAGAAACACAAAAGACTTACAACCCTGACTTACCAGCGATTAGAAGTGAATTTATAATTGAAGAAAATCAAACGGGTAATGGTCCTGTAGGCATTCCAGGTGCATTATCAAATCAGCCACCATTAGAGTCTGATATTCCAGAAGAAGCTGGTAATGCGAGAAATCGTGGTGCAACTGGCCGTTCTCACAAAGAACAAACAAGAAATTACGAATTAGATCAGACAATTAGCCACAAGCAAAATCAAACGGGCGTGGTACGTAGACTGAGCGTATCAGTTGCTGTCGATTACATTGTTACAACAGCGGAAGACGGTACGATTCAAAAAACGCCTCGTTCACAACAGGCATTGGTTAACATTCGTCGATTACTGCAAGGCGGTATCGGTTTTGACCTAAACCGCGGTGATACGCTTGAGGTAGTAACCATTCCATTTAATAAGGTCGATGCACTGTCAACAGAAGATGTGCCTATTTATTTACAAGAGTGGTTCCAGCCAATGATAAAAACGGTTGCGGCTATGCTTGTTATCATTGTTCTTATTATCTTCTTAGTTCGTCCATTATTGAACAAGTTGATTAGTCCAGAAGATACAACCGATAAATATGAAGAAGATGCTCTCGGTGGTGTAGACTTAGGTGATGAAGCATTAGATATGCTTAATACAGAATTTGATGAGAAAGACATAGGCTTTGCGGCCGACGGAACGCTACAATTACCAGACTTACATGGTGATGAAGACTTGCTTAAAGCAGTTAGAGCATTAGTAGCAAATGAACCAGAATTGTCGTCGCAAGTAGTTAAAGGGTGGTTATTAGAAGATGAATGATGTCGTAGCAGCAGAAAACACAAAACCAGCGGGTAAACCGGCGTTTGATGTAGAGAAGCTTGAAGGCGTTGAAAAAGCCGCCATCCTTTTATTAAGCTTATCAGAAGAAGACGCAGCACAGATACTTAAACACTTAGAACCTAAACAGGTGCAAAAAGTGGGTATCGCAATGGCGCAGCTAGATGATTTAAGCCAAGACAAGATATCCGCCGTTCATAGTTTGTTTATCGAACAAATTCAGGACTACAGTACGATTGGCTTCCAGTCTGAAGACTTTATTAAGAAAGCGTTAACAGCCGCATTAGGTGAAGATAAAGCCGCGACGCTTCTAGACCAAATAATCTTAGGTGGCGGAGCGAAAGGTCTTGATTCCTTAAAATGGATGGACTCCAAGCAAGTTGCGAACATTATTCGAAACGAACACCCTCAAATCCAAACCATTGTTTTGGCTTATTTAGCACCAGATCAATCGGCGGAGATATTGAGTCAATTCTCTGACAAGGTTCGAATTGATTTAACCATGCGTATAGCCAACCTTGAAGAAGTTCAACCAGCAGCACTTCAAGAATTAAATGAAATCATGGAGAAACAGTTTGCCGGACAAGCAGGTGCTCAAGCAGCGAAAATGGGCGGTTTAAAAGCGGCAGCAGAAATCATGAACTTCTTAGATACCAATATCGAAGGTCAATTGATGGATGCTATGCGTGAGCATGACGAAGAAATGGCACAACAAATTCAAGATCTTATGTTTGTATTTGATAACTTAATTGATGTAGATGACCGAGCGATTCAGGCAATACTTCGTGAAGTACAACAAGACTCATTAATGAAAGCTATTAAAGGTGCGGACGACGCATTAAAAGAGAAGATCTTAAAGAACATGTCGAAACGTGCTGCCGATATGATGGCAGATGATTTGGAGGCGATGCCACCAATTCGAGTTTCGGAAGTTGAAACAGCGCAGAAAGAAATCTTAGCTATCGCTCGTCGTTTAGCAGACGCGGGTGAAATTATGTTAGGCGGTGGTGGTGGTGAAGACTTCTTGTAAGTCTTCATTTTAAAAAGTCTAAGTGAGTAAATTGTGACTGAAAAATTGACTAATAAACCGATAACGCCAACTCGAGAAATGTTAGAAATTCTTGAGGAATGGGCCGCGCCTGATGTTAGTGCGTCAAAAAAAGCAACAGTCGTAGGTAAAACAAATTTTTTAGGCGTACCGATTGAGGAGCTATATAAAGCCAAGCCTCAATTAATTGAACCTGAAGCAGAAGAAGTGCCACAACTTACTGCAGCTGAAATTGAAACCATTCGTCAAGAAGCTTTTGAAGAGGGATTTGCAGAAGGGCGTCAGGCAGGTATAGAAAAAGGTTATGAAGAAGGATTGGCTCAAGGTAAAGAGGAAGGTCTTGAATTAGGTCATAAAGACGGTTTTGAAGCGGGCAAAGAAGAAGGCGCTGATGACCTTAAGCAACAGTTAGCTCGTTGGGAAGGCCTACTTCAACAGTTATATAACCCAATTGAGCGTGTTGATAAGTCTACCGAACAGCAATTATTAAACTTGGCTGTAATGCTTGCCGAGTCAGTACTTAGAACCGAAATTAAGTCGAATAAAGACAGCCTTTTAGCGGCGTTACACGAATCTGTTGCAGCTTTACCTTTTAATACCGAATTTGCTGAAATACACATGCATCCGGATGATTTAGCTTTGATTCAAGAGCAGTATTCAGAAGCCGAGTTAGCAGAACAAAAGTGGATTCTCAAGCCTGAAGCACATTTCAACATTGGTGATGTGATTGTTGCAACCCCTAACTCTTTGATAGATCGAACACTGGAGCAACGCATTAAACAGACATTCGATGATTTTATTGAAGACATGGGCTTACAATCTGAATCGAACAAAGGTCCATCTGTAGGTCAGGCAGTAAGTTTAGATGAAAACAACCTTGATACAAATACTCCGGAAACAGAGCCAACACATCAGGCCGAACAGCAAAATGATACTGGCAACGCAGATGCAATTGATCCGCAGCAGGACTCATAATGATATCGCTCACAGACAAAATCATTAAAGCCCAGCGACGTGTTAAAGATGCAGTCCCTGAGGTATCAGGACGATTAACTAAGGTGAATGGTTTAACACTCGAAGCGGTTGGTGTTTCTGTGCCATTAGGCGGGCATTGTCGAATTCAGACGATGACTGGTGAAGTGGACGCGGAAGTTGTCGGTTTTGAAAACGATAAAATATTCTTAATGCCAACAGACCAAGTTGAAGGCATCGTGCCACGAGGTCGAGTTACTACATCTAGTCGTAGTCAAAAATTACCATTGTCTTTATCGTTACTTGGACGAGTTATAGATCCGGCGGGTCAACCACTTGACGGTTTAGGTCCAATAGAAACTGATGCAGATGCAAATCATAAATCTAAGCCAATTAACCCGTTATCAAGACGACCGATTAAATCTTCCATCGATGTCGGGGTAAAAGCAATTAATGGTATTTTGACGGTTGGTCAAGGTCAGCGAATGGGTTTATTTGCAGGTTCTGGTGTAGGTAAGTCCGTATTACTAGGCATGATGACAAAGGGGACAACTGCTGATGTAGTGGTCGTCGGTTTGATAGGCGAGCGTGGTCGAGAAGTAAAAGAATTCATTGATGAAATTTTAGGTGAGGAAGGCAGGCAAAGAGCCGTAGTTGTCGCTGCACCTGCAGATATGGCACCTATTCGTCGGTTAAAGGGTTGCGAAACTGCAACTCAAGTGGCTGAGTACTTTAGAGATCAGGGCTTAAACGTATTACTGCTTATCGACTCAATCACTCGATATGCTCAAGCGCAGCGAGAAATTGCCTTGGCAATTGGTGAGCCACCTGCAACAAAAGGTTATCCAGCATCGGTATTTGCCAAGCTACCAGCTT from Psychrosphaera aestuarii encodes:
- the fliF gene encoding flagellar basal-body MS-ring/collar protein FliF codes for the protein MVSLNGDMDNVEEQKSGFLSAASSADLLRQGALILALVICIAITIFIFMWSREPELRPLGQFNTEQLIETLDFLDAQKVEYKLEQNTILVPADAYQNIKLSLARGGLSQAPSEGSEILMQDTGFGVSQRMETERLKHSREQQLARTIEELNSVGRARVLLAIPKENIFARHTKQPSATVVVTLQRGRMLKTEEIDSIVDIVASAVQGLSTSRVTVTDQNGRLLNSGSQNSLSALSRKQFEIEQKREDEYLQKINSILSPVIGMENYTAQVDVTMDFTQVQETQKTYNPDLPAIRSEFIIEENQTGNGPVGIPGALSNQPPLESDIPEEAGNARNRGATGRSHKEQTRNYELDQTISHKQNQTGVVRRLSVSVAVDYIVTTAEDGTIQKTPRSQQALVNIRRLLQGGIGFDLNRGDTLEVVTIPFNKVDALSTEDVPIYLQEWFQPMIKTVAAMLVIIVLIIFLVRPLLNKLISPEDTTDKYEEDALGGVDLGDEALDMLNTEFDEKDIGFAADGTLQLPDLHGDEDLLKAVRALVANEPELSSQVVKGWLLEDE
- the fliG gene encoding flagellar motor switch protein FliG; translation: MNDVVAAENTKPAGKPAFDVEKLEGVEKAAILLLSLSEEDAAQILKHLEPKQVQKVGIAMAQLDDLSQDKISAVHSLFIEQIQDYSTIGFQSEDFIKKALTAALGEDKAATLLDQIILGGGAKGLDSLKWMDSKQVANIIRNEHPQIQTIVLAYLAPDQSAEILSQFSDKVRIDLTMRIANLEEVQPAALQELNEIMEKQFAGQAGAQAAKMGGLKAAAEIMNFLDTNIEGQLMDAMREHDEEMAQQIQDLMFVFDNLIDVDDRAIQAILREVQQDSLMKAIKGADDALKEKILKNMSKRAADMMADDLEAMPPIRVSEVETAQKEILAIARRLADAGEIMLGGGGGEDFL
- the fliH gene encoding flagellar assembly protein FliH; the protein is MTEKLTNKPITPTREMLEILEEWAAPDVSASKKATVVGKTNFLGVPIEELYKAKPQLIEPEAEEVPQLTAAEIETIRQEAFEEGFAEGRQAGIEKGYEEGLAQGKEEGLELGHKDGFEAGKEEGADDLKQQLARWEGLLQQLYNPIERVDKSTEQQLLNLAVMLAESVLRTEIKSNKDSLLAALHESVAALPFNTEFAEIHMHPDDLALIQEQYSEAELAEQKWILKPEAHFNIGDVIVATPNSLIDRTLEQRIKQTFDDFIEDMGLQSESNKGPSVGQAVSLDENNLDTNTPETEPTHQAEQQNDTGNADAIDPQQDS
- the fliI gene encoding flagellar protein export ATPase FliI, whose amino-acid sequence is MISLTDKIIKAQRRVKDAVPEVSGRLTKVNGLTLEAVGVSVPLGGHCRIQTMTGEVDAEVVGFENDKIFLMPTDQVEGIVPRGRVTTSSRSQKLPLSLSLLGRVIDPAGQPLDGLGPIETDADANHKSKPINPLSRRPIKSSIDVGVKAINGILTVGQGQRMGLFAGSGVGKSVLLGMMTKGTTADVVVVGLIGERGREVKEFIDEILGEEGRQRAVVVAAPADMAPIRRLKGCETATQVAEYFRDQGLNVLLLIDSITRYAQAQREIALAIGEPPATKGYPASVFAKLPALVERAGNGGDGQGSITAFYTVLSEGDDLQDPIADASRAILDGHIVLSRDLADAGHYPAIDVTKSISRVMPQVTSPEHLQMALRFKKYLSAYEQNKDLISIGAYASGSNPVVDKAIQLKPVIDAYLQQKMSDIYPYDQSLMQLQALTNEMP